tcctttaaaATTCTGTCCTCCTTTGTATTGTTGTCCTCTActagccaacaaggctaatcCCTCATTGTTCAGATCAACTACTCCCAATTTCCTTTGACTTTCCTCTTGAACCACTATAGAGTATGCTTGGTTCACAGTTGGTGTGCATGTTTTGAGCAAGATGTCACTTCTCACATGAGCAAAAGTTTCATTCAACCCTATTAAGAACATCAGTAGTCTCTGCTGTTGTAGGTGCTCAACATAGGCCTTAGATTCCTCACATCCACATAGTGGTGAGGCCACCAAGACATCCAACTCATCCCATAGATCACACATCTTTGAGAAATAGATCATCCTTTGAATACGTGCTTGTCTAAGTAGACACTTCTGTCCACAATTGATATACTCTAGTAAGGTTAGATTTATCAAACCTCTCCTTGAAATTCTCCCAGACTCGTTTGGCATTTGATGCATAGACAATAGTTGTTACTAATCTTGGATCAACAGTGCTACTTATCCATGATAGCACCACTGCATTGCATCTCTCCCATTGATCTGCTAATTCACCTTTGTAAGCACTTTTTACATATGATCCATCCACAAAGCCAAGTTTATTTTTCACCAACAAGGCCAGCTTCATAGATCTACTCCAGAGTGCATAATTCTCTGGTcctatgagtttaaatcctatCAATGCTACACCTGGTGTATCCGAGGCTTGCATATATAGAGGATGATTGTGTTCGAGTTCAGCAACTGTTTTTGGTGCTACTTTTGTAATTACTTCTGGTGTATTTTCAACTGTTTGTGGTGCCATTACACAGTTGAATTTACAGTTTGACTTGCTCTATCTATTGATTCTTCAATTTCACCCGTTAATGGTGATTTGCAGCTTCTTTGACCAGCTTGATAATGGCGGAATCTTCAATGCTAATCGTCCCAATCTcgctgctctgataccatgaaaaGTAGCAGATTATACACATGAATATTTGTGATCAGTGTATATCTGTGTATATTGTATTATGATGAACTCATTGTTAATCACTGATGTAGTACAGTGATCGAGTAATGGAGGGGTTATTCTTATTCATCATCTCAACCATGTGATCTAGTAGATCATTATATACAAGTGATGTACTCAAGTGTATACCGTATACACCGTGATCCAGCCTCCACTTCCTCtctaactaactaactaactcTCCAACCAACTCTAACTACTTAACTGATTTTCCCTCCATCTAACTAACCTTTATTTGATCCTAACTACCACTGTCACGTGTATGTTGCTGCCCTTCAATAATATTAAATTCCTAGGGGCAATGTATTTTAGTGTGGATAACAATCTCCTGTGTGGAACTCAATGATTTTTCAACCAATCTTTAGAAAACCTTTTCCTTCCAAGTTACTATTAATGCGTGTGCGTCTCTCTCTCCGTGGttgttgtatgtatatgtgtgtgagaGAGGAAGTTTATGAGAAATTTTCTGATGAAATTTACATTTTCACTAATTATAGAGTAAAAAAGAGTCTACTCCAACACTTCATACCATCATGGTTTGGAGTGAAAGGATTACTATTAGTTTAGGCAGTTTCTCACCATAGGTTAGCATCTTTCCGTAGGAAAGACACTAAATTTGCCAAAAAGTTAGTCTCTTGTCAAATTTGACACTACTCCAGATTTTAGTAAATCTGAACTTGGCATCCAAAGGAAGATTTGGATAGGTTGTAGTAAAAGAACAAGTGCTATGGCATAAAGTATCAGCCAACTACCTCAGATTAAGGGCACTATTGACTAGAGACACAACATTCTTAAGCATATTGATGTGTGGACACGATAATACCTAAAAATTTATGAGGGTAAGGTTAAGATAGAGGACTTGGGATGTTTCTATTCCACACAAAAATAATGTGTTATCAGCATATAGCACATGTGAGACTGAATTACATTCCTAAGACTTGTGCCTAATTCAAATCCTTTAATCCATTATACTTGTTTGGCTTTATCTAAAATTATACTGATAAGAACAAGTTTCCTAATCAAGGTTTTCTGAATGTCAAGCTTAAGTAAGATGTCTGGTTCTCCTTTCTTTAGCTTCCAATTAAGAACTTCATTTGCTAGTACTAGAGCTGCATCAATGATTTGAGTCTTTCTGCTCATATTTTAGCAACAATGTTGTAAACACTGCCATATGGCTGATTGGATTATaatcattcaattcaattgcaCCTTTAATTTTAGGAACTAATGTTATAAATGAAGCACTACATGATCTTATCATATGACAGTGTTTGTAAAAGTGAGAAAGGGCACCCATCACATCATCTTTAATAATTCTCCATACCTTCTAAAAGAAGACCATAGCATATTCAAGCCTCGTCTTAAGCACAAGACTTGATGGTTGCAGAaatctcttctttcttaattGAACTTTTCAGCATTACCTTCTCTTCTCCTGTACCAGTAAAATCTATCTAACTTGGCAGTTGGTCTAGATTTTCTATGTTTTGTGTACAACTTTTGATAGAAATCTAGGATTATTAATTCCTTTGATATGTTCTTTGTCCTCTAGTTTTAGGCCTCACCTTTATCTTATCAATGCGACCGTTCCTTTTGTGTGGATTTACTATTCTTTGTCCTCCGTAGTTCTAGGATCAAGCTTTGTTTGATTAGGagttgcagatttttggcgtaAATGTTAACCTAGAAGAGATGAGTTGGGACTCTGTCTTTATTGTCCTCGTCtgttagaaaaataaatttcaaaagtggGAAAGAAATAATATGGCTCTCATAGAGTGGGGAATTTAGGCCTCCCGCTTTGGCAGAATTCCTCCGAGATTTACAAAGCCAATGAAATTCAAGTTTCAGTAATTAAGCAATTTTCCACAAGAATAAAATTTTGTGAtttgtattgaaagtgaaagagagagaaaagtttgatacgtatttttattttggaataATCATGTATTTATAATACTTAAATGTCTGTTCAAACCAACAGACTTGAACCTTTAATTTTAATCTTTTAAGAATAGATACCTTTTTAATCACAACCATtcattttaataattaaatatgaCTGAAAATATATTCACCAAAACCTCTTTTCAATACTTCCCCGACAATAACACTAGCTAATACTAACATCGTCAATATTGATAAATCCAAACAGAGGTCACCGATAGTGATAAAGGTATTTGTTGTGTATGGATGAAGAGGGATGCCAGACTCTAGTGATAAAGGTGTGTTGtattaatcttaaaatattaggGAAAAAGAGAAAGACCATTACGTTTTGAACTTCTCTTGTCAAGATCTTTTTTGCTTTTCCTTCTAGTAATATTGTTCACAAAAGAAAAGGCTGTGATATTTAATTGCTAGGGGCCAATGTATTTGAGGGTGGATAACATTATTCTACAAGGAAGTCAATGACTTTTCAACCGATCTTTAGAAAACCTTTTCCTTTCATGTtactattccctccgtcccaatttatgcaaGACTAATCTATTTGGAAAATCAAACAACTCTTTCTTTAACTTCAATTTCAAACATAAATTCTTCAAGTCTTTTATAATAAACTTTACAAatttaaaaactatataaattttttataagtttgcataattaataattcacaatatataaaaaagagtaagaaataatcatagtaaaaaaaaaaaagagagtagtTTGACTCCCCAAATAGGTTAACCCTCGTATAAATTAGAACAAAGGCAGTACTATTTAAGTGTATGAATATGTGGCATTGGAGTTGAGGGATTAAGCAGTTTGTCTTGACGTTAAGTGTATGAATATGTGGCATTGGAGTTGAGGGATTAAGCAGTTTGTCTTGACGTACAGGTAAGGTTCGCAAGTTGATGTGTCATTTCATGTGTTTTGGTAAAGCTCCTTCGTCCAACAGCTACAAATGGCATGTGAGTTGATAAAGATATGGGCAAATTACGCACCTACAAAGAAATATCTGGCAACTTATTTAAGAAAGAATCCTGCAAAGCAAAAAAAGATCCTTGGAATAATTACAAGTACCTGAAATTCTTACAAAGCATTGTAAACAAAACCCTTCAGGGTTCAAACTTGGTTGTTCAAAATAATGTCTGAAATCACTCAAACATATCTATTGTAAACATTTAACAAGCATGTCCCTCATTCTATAGGCACCAACATCCGTGGGAAATTTCACAGAACCTGAAAAAAGAATGATATGGAACTAATATAAAGCCAGGGTTCCTAGGAGCTACACCAGTACAGTAAAGTAAACCTGCACAATACAAAaatgggtaaaaaaaaaaaaaaaaaaagaaaagaaaaaaaaaagaaaaggtgtATCACACTATAGCTATTTTCTACTAAACAATATAGTACAAAACCCAGCATTTTAGTTTCTTCCACACGTATAAGAATCTTTTGACTTTGTGATAATATCTTCAGCATTGTGCACAGGTGGAATCGTCTTTGTTTGACCAGCTCTCGCTGATTCTACATGCCTGAATTGAACGCTCGATCTGGAAACCTACAGTACCTTCCTTCTCCAGGAGCGAGCAATAGCTCCCGAATGTTTGGACACTTACATGAAGTCTAAAATCCAGTCCAAACAAGAATTTCATCTCCAGCTTGTTCAACTCTTTTGTCGTTACACCACCTACTCTTGCATAGTATGCATTGTTATAGAATCTGAAAATTATAAAGATTCAAAATAAGCAAATTCCTAGAAACAAGAGTTATTTCTAACAATGGGTAAACTTACGCATCATCAATGAACTTTGCTGCCACCATCACACTTGTGATGAGTAGTCGGTGAACATTGAGGGATGTTAAATGAGCACTAGTGGATTCAATGAATCtctccatgtatatgtgtgCAACCACAAAGCATGAAGGGCTACAACATGAATACTTAAAAATGCGATCCAAGTATTGTTCAATACCGAGAGAGGGTGCTCTTGATCCATGAAATATTGTGATCACGTCTTTTCTTTCTGTACTTTCTAATAACTTTTCATTACTTTGGATAGATCTCTCAAGAAGTGTTGAAAGAAGCGATAGAACTTTGGGTTTTCCTGATTTTTCCTTGCTAGATATCTTCAGCCCCAATGCTAAGTAATTTTTCGAGCATATGGCCTCAGGTTCAGGCGGCAGAGTTCCCATGTCCTGGGGATCATAGATTAAATGGTATCAATACACTTGAACAttgcaaaagaaattataatttACAGTAAGAACTGCAGAATATATGAAGTGATTGAACATCCATAGAAGCAAATTATTGTGTAGCTGCAAAAATCTCATTTGATCGGCCTCAGGAACCGATGAAGGAGTTAAAGCAGGGACAGTATATTTAACACTTAACCCTGAAGGTGCAGTCATGTTTAAGGAGCTTCTCTTACTTATCtcccaacaaaataaaaagggacCAAAACCTTCTAtgcttgatattttttttcctaataaatACAGTTCTGAAATGTTTCAGCCTCTTTGGCGGAGAAAGAGGAATTTGAAGTTCATAGCAAGAAACTCTTATATAACttcgttttttctttcttttttttttttttttttt
This portion of the Lycium ferocissimum isolate CSIRO_LF1 chromosome 1, AGI_CSIRO_Lferr_CH_V1, whole genome shotgun sequence genome encodes:
- the LOC132052098 gene encoding cyclin-P3-1, which codes for MGTLPPEPEAICSKNYLALGLKISSKEKSGKPKVLSLLSTLLERSIQSNEKLLESTERKDVITIFHGSRAPSLGIEQYLDRIFKYSCCSPSCFVVAHIYMERFIESTSAHLTSLNVHRLLITSVMVAAKFIDDAFYNNAYYARVGGVTTKELNKLEMKFLFGLDFRLHVSVQTFGSYCSLLEKEGTVGFQIERSIQACRISESWSNKDDSTCAQC